In Halanaerobiaceae bacterium ANBcell28, a single genomic region encodes these proteins:
- a CDS encoding methyl-accepting chemotaxis protein has protein sequence MKLTLKRKLIGIFLLIGLIPVTLVGFLLYRNAEREIRGQVYDSISIHTHRTTLALEEYWEEKESEATTIANMRDVEQSLSVLVQLDWDIDNPSWEDRITLLNFTLPNLVKDYGFSMAYITDPDGRVIYSTLDDLPLGKDLSSEDFIQAGLSGQTSWSELHYSDILEEYSLTISVPVSTFASHGGIEISSFNLILGQKDIERIIFQGLESLGDSADSYLIAADGLLFSNTYLGEYASDSILQRRLDTEIVDLFYEEIKDNEEKTYLASEYINHYQLPVLGQVNISRLGDTPIGLVVEISQEEVFANILSLRNNILFILLIVCVSTAIIGSLIAKNIAKPIIDASFQAEILAKGDFTQNIHNRLLERKDEIGILATALKEMRASLRKMINGVSQSAENTSFTSKQLSSSVQQNSLSIEAVLNSSEEMFSSAQEISASLEEFTLTTENLSKNTEEMANTAADINELADDGLIIMGKTEEEMQQILESSRKSIETIQELNDASEEINTVVDIISRIAKQTNLLALNAAIEAARAGEQGKSFAVVAEEIRDLSVETEKSTVSIRERIGDLNKQSRKTAVTIKNNNIQIESGAKIMDETGEAFKTINKKIANMVSQIQGISGAVEELSASSEEIASVTEEQARKSEEVTVATEEQSAAIQEISASAHELSEMAQSLEKLFGQFKI, from the coding sequence TTGAAATTAACTCTTAAAAGAAAGCTAATAGGCATATTTTTATTAATTGGATTAATACCAGTTACATTAGTTGGTTTTCTCTTATATAGAAACGCAGAAAGGGAAATAAGGGGGCAAGTATATGACTCTATAAGCATACATACTCATCGAACAACATTAGCACTTGAAGAATATTGGGAGGAAAAGGAATCGGAAGCTACTACAATTGCTAATATGCGAGATGTTGAACAGAGCTTAAGTGTTTTAGTTCAATTAGACTGGGATATTGATAATCCTTCCTGGGAGGATAGAATAACACTTTTAAACTTTACATTACCAAATCTAGTAAAAGATTATGGTTTTTCTATGGCTTATATAACAGATCCAGATGGAAGGGTTATATACAGTACCCTTGATGATTTGCCATTGGGTAAGGATTTATCTAGCGAAGATTTTATCCAAGCAGGACTAAGCGGCCAAACTAGTTGGTCTGAACTTCACTATTCAGATATATTAGAGGAATATTCCTTAACAATCTCTGTACCAGTTTCTACTTTTGCGTCACATGGAGGCATTGAAATTAGTTCTTTTAATTTGATTTTGGGACAGAAAGACATTGAGAGGATTATTTTTCAAGGGTTAGAAAGTTTAGGTGATAGTGCTGATTCTTATTTGATAGCTGCTGATGGTTTGCTTTTTAGTAATACTTATCTAGGTGAATATGCTAGCGATTCAATACTACAACGACGCCTGGATACAGAGATTGTTGATTTGTTTTATGAAGAGATTAAAGATAATGAAGAAAAAACTTATCTTGCAAGTGAATATATAAATCACTATCAACTCCCTGTCCTGGGGCAGGTCAATATATCACGTTTGGGGGATACCCCTATAGGATTGGTAGTAGAGATTTCACAGGAAGAAGTTTTTGCTAACATATTAAGTTTAAGAAATAATATTTTGTTTATTTTGCTAATTGTATGTGTATCTACTGCTATTATAGGTTCTTTGATAGCAAAAAATATTGCAAAGCCAATAATTGATGCTAGTTTTCAAGCAGAAATATTGGCTAAGGGTGATTTTACACAAAATATTCATAATAGATTATTAGAACGCAAGGATGAGATAGGGATTTTAGCAACTGCACTTAAAGAAATGAGAGCTAGTTTAAGAAAGATGATTAATGGTGTAAGTCAGTCTGCAGAAAATACCTCTTTTACAAGTAAGCAACTTTCTTCTTCTGTTCAACAAAATTCTTTATCTATAGAGGCAGTTTTAAATTCAAGTGAAGAAATGTTTTCTAGCGCTCAAGAAATTTCGGCATCTCTTGAAGAATTTACATTGACAACAGAAAATTTGAGTAAAAATACTGAGGAAATGGCTAATACAGCTGCAGATATTAATGAATTGGCAGATGATGGTTTGATTATAATGGGCAAGACAGAAGAGGAAATGCAACAAATCCTTGAGTCATCTAGAAAATCAATTGAGACTATCCAGGAACTGAATGATGCATCAGAAGAAATAAATACTGTAGTAGATATTATTTCTCGTATTGCTAAACAGACTAACCTTCTGGCTTTAAATGCAGCTATTGAGGCAGCTCGGGCTGGAGAGCAGGGAAAAAGTTTTGCAGTTGTAGCAGAAGAAATTAGAGATTTATCAGTAGAAACAGAAAAATCAACAGTTAGTATAAGAGAAAGAATTGGAGACTTAAATAAACAGTCTAGAAAAACAGCTGTTACAATTAAAAATAACAACATCCAAATAGAATCAGGAGCCAAAATAATGGATGAAACTGGAGAAGCATTTAAAACTATAAACAAAAAAATAGCAAATATGGTTTCGCAAATTCAAGGTATATCAGGTGCAGTTGAAGAACTTTCAGCCAGTAGTGAAGAAATTGCTTCTGTTACTGAAGAACAGGCTAGAAAAAGTGAAGAAGTAACTGTAGCTACTGAAGAACAATCTGCAGCTATACAAGAAATATCTGCTTCAGCTCACGAACTTTCAGAAATGGCTCAGAGTTTAGAAAAATTGTTTGGACAATTTAAAATATAA
- a CDS encoding family 16 glycosylhydrolase: MIKKRVCSVFFLIGILFIMTSVVSAENSIQGYIENLDSTDPELRKGAVIQLGEVGAELEDQVIASMVKLLADNDSDVTWNTSRALENIGVRVIPYLEKFLEKEESNWARQRAVRLMGNIGSSKSTETLLQATKDSDHNVRRAAVSALAKVRTSEYEEDIINNLSKVVQNDRNTDIKAEAIALLGEIDIEHPLTVLALAHALEDVQQVTWPASRILTSNTENMLAVLIDLLESEDENVRRASSLVIRHLRINADQSLVNLIGVFEDVKGNNRETRKDVLKTIAQINNLSIDDLRGNQKNVDKLLGQIVSKSDIEKDQLKTFEKNVGEILMRDFDYTGEIPENWKYDYPPVPGEWDLVFWDDFSGDSLDLTKWRPQYPWGAGYVHNHRAYMLTENVIVEDGMLRLRAEDERHPDAPRNHSHDSFGDLSVDYTSGIITTHDTFRYNYGYIEASMRVPDSRGFWPAFWLLGDGWPPEVDIMEVLTHEPSHVHMVYHYGENWENTGSHYRKLGPGDGVPDLSDGFHVYGFEWSPNHMAWYLNGREMTRYTNRQRISESYDMYILINLAVGGWAADPDHTTNWPAYFDTEWVRVWQKRGAPGDFSWNRMTLDGNLTYSIQDDRLLGRASIRNSIDLTKKVDLEIVTRFNKLGQGWEEFLSLEKSIENILISNNNKTIEFEYKDLEDISGAVRINTEIKALKDGEVLGSESFDSILSF, from the coding sequence ATGATTAAAAAAAGAGTCTGCTCTGTATTTTTTCTTATTGGAATTCTTTTTATCATGACATCTGTTGTATCAGCTGAAAACAGTATTCAAGGATATATTGAGAATTTAGATAGTACAGATCCTGAACTGCGTAAGGGTGCAGTGATTCAATTAGGTGAAGTAGGTGCAGAATTAGAAGATCAGGTGATTGCGTCTATGGTTAAATTGCTAGCAGATAATGATAGTGATGTAACATGGAATACTTCGCGTGCTTTGGAGAATATTGGTGTTAGAGTTATACCTTATTTAGAGAAATTTCTAGAGAAAGAAGAAAGCAATTGGGCTAGGCAACGTGCTGTAAGATTGATGGGCAATATAGGTAGTTCTAAAAGTACAGAAACTTTGCTTCAAGCTACAAAAGATTCAGATCATAATGTTAGAAGAGCTGCGGTTTCAGCACTAGCTAAAGTGAGAACTAGTGAATATGAAGAAGATATAATTAATAATTTAAGTAAAGTTGTACAAAATGATCGTAATACTGATATAAAAGCTGAAGCAATAGCATTATTGGGAGAAATTGATATCGAACACCCTCTTACTGTTCTTGCACTGGCACATGCTTTAGAAGATGTTCAACAGGTAACCTGGCCTGCAAGCAGAATATTGACAAGTAATACTGAAAATATGCTAGCAGTATTAATTGATTTACTTGAAAGTGAAGATGAAAATGTACGACGGGCTTCATCTTTAGTTATTAGGCATCTGAGAATAAATGCAGATCAAAGTCTAGTAAATTTAATAGGAGTATTTGAAGATGTTAAAGGTAATAATAGAGAAACACGCAAGGATGTCCTCAAGACTATAGCTCAGATAAACAATCTCTCTATAGATGATTTGCGTGGTAATCAAAAGAATGTAGATAAATTACTGGGACAGATTGTTTCTAAAAGTGATATAGAAAAAGATCAATTGAAAACTTTTGAAAAAAATGTGGGTGAAATTTTAATGAGAGATTTTGATTATACCGGGGAAATACCTGAAAATTGGAAGTATGACTATCCGCCTGTACCTGGTGAATGGGATTTGGTTTTCTGGGATGATTTTAGTGGGGATTCTCTAGATTTAACAAAGTGGAGACCTCAATATCCTTGGGGAGCCGGATATGTTCATAATCATCGAGCATATATGCTTACTGAAAATGTAATTGTTGAAGATGGTATGCTAAGATTAAGGGCAGAAGATGAGAGACATCCAGATGCACCAAGAAATCATAGTCATGATTCATTTGGGGATCTTTCTGTAGATTATACTTCAGGAATTATTACTACTCATGATACATTCCGTTATAATTATGGTTATATTGAAGCTAGCATGAGAGTACCAGATAGTAGAGGGTTTTGGCCTGCTTTTTGGCTTTTGGGTGATGGTTGGCCGCCAGAAGTAGATATTATGGAAGTTTTAACACATGAACCGAGTCATGTTCACATGGTTTATCATTATGGAGAAAACTGGGAAAATACGGGTTCTCATTATCGTAAGTTGGGTCCAGGAGATGGTGTGCCAGATCTTTCTGATGGTTTTCATGTATATGGTTTTGAGTGGTCACCAAATCATATGGCATGGTATCTTAATGGTCGAGAAATGACAAGGTATACAAATAGACAGCGTATTTCAGAATCATATGATATGTATATCTTAATAAATTTAGCTGTTGGAGGTTGGGCTGCAGATCCAGATCATACTACAAATTGGCCTGCATATTTTGATACTGAGTGGGTAAGAGTTTGGCAGAAAAGAGGTGCTCCAGGTGATTTTTCATGGAACAGGATGACTTTAGATGGAAATCTTACTTACAGTATACAGGATGATCGTTTATTAGGAAGAGCTTCGATACGTAATAGTATAGATCTTACGAAAAAAGTTGATCTTGAGATTGTAACAAGATTTAATAAACTTGGTCAGGGATGGGAGGAGTTTTTAAGTCTTGAAAAAAGCATAGAAAATATTTTAATTAGTAATAATAATAAAACTATAGAATTTGAATACAAAGATTTAGAAGATATTAGTGGTGCAGTACGTATAAATACTGAAATCAAAGCATTAAAAGATGGGGAAGTTTTGGGTAGTGAATCCTTTGATAGTATTCTCAGTTTTTAG
- a CDS encoding sulfatase-like hydrolase/transferase: protein MDKPNVIFIFSDQQRWDSMGCYGQKLDVTPNLDKMAEEGVRFENAFTCQPVCGPARASIQTGKYATEIGCYRNDIALPQDEKTIAHWFTDAGYEVGYIGKWHLASTGGKSSDDIGEHFSYKTEAVPLEYRGGWKDYWLAADILEGTSHPFEGHMFDKDMNKVEFEGYRADRQTDFVLDYIRSRDGEKPFFLFTSYLEPHHQNDQGKYVGPEGSKERFKDYEIPEDLKGTEGDWRENYPDYLGCCASLDENVGRIRDELEKLGIAENTVIIYTSDHGSHFKTRNVNVSNGFDDYKRSCHESAIRIPMIAYGPGFNGGKVIDELVSLIDIPSTLVNCAGIENPSYMQGRPLQELAKGDVDDWAEEVFLQISESQVGRAIRTKRWKYSVKAPGKHGARDSKSDVYVEQYLYDLEKDPYEKNNLVANSDYADIRTELAERLKRRMKDANEDVPEILAADDNN, encoded by the coding sequence ATGGATAAGCCAAATGTAATATTTATTTTTTCAGATCAACAAAGATGGGATTCGATGGGGTGTTATGGTCAAAAATTAGATGTAACCCCTAACCTTGATAAAATGGCTGAAGAGGGTGTGAGATTTGAGAATGCTTTTACCTGTCAACCAGTATGCGGGCCAGCTAGAGCCAGTATACAGACTGGAAAGTATGCCACAGAAATAGGCTGTTATCGCAATGATATTGCTTTGCCACAGGATGAGAAAACAATTGCTCATTGGTTTACTGATGCTGGATATGAGGTGGGTTATATAGGTAAATGGCACCTTGCTTCAACTGGTGGTAAATCAAGTGATGACATTGGAGAGCATTTTAGTTATAAGACAGAGGCAGTACCTCTAGAATATAGGGGTGGGTGGAAAGATTACTGGTTAGCTGCCGATATACTCGAAGGAACTTCACATCCTTTTGAAGGTCATATGTTTGATAAGGATATGAATAAAGTAGAATTTGAAGGATATAGAGCAGATCGACAAACTGATTTTGTACTTGATTACATAAGGAGCCGTGATGGTGAAAAGCCGTTCTTCTTATTTACGTCATACTTAGAGCCTCATCATCAGAATGATCAAGGTAAATATGTCGGTCCTGAAGGTTCAAAGGAAAGATTTAAAGATTATGAAATTCCCGAAGACTTAAAAGGAACTGAAGGTGACTGGAGAGAAAATTATCCAGATTATCTTGGCTGTTGTGCTAGTCTTGATGAGAATGTAGGAAGAATAAGAGATGAATTAGAAAAGCTAGGAATTGCTGAGAATACAGTTATAATATACACTAGTGATCATGGTTCGCATTTTAAAACCAGGAATGTAAATGTCTCTAATGGTTTTGATGATTATAAGCGTTCCTGTCATGAATCAGCTATAAGAATTCCTATGATTGCTTATGGTCCTGGTTTTAATGGTGGTAAGGTAATAGATGAACTTGTAAGTTTAATAGATATTCCATCTACATTAGTGAATTGTGCAGGTATAGAAAACCCTTCATATATGCAAGGACGTCCATTGCAGGAATTGGCAAAAGGAGATGTAGATGATTGGGCAGAAGAAGTCTTTTTGCAGATAAGTGAGAGTCAGGTCGGTAGGGCTATTAGAACAAAAAGGTGGAAATATTCAGTTAAGGCTCCTGGTAAACATGGTGCCAGAGACTCAAAAAGTGATGTTTATGTAGAACAATATTTATATGACTTGGAAAAAGATCCTTATGAAAAGAATAATCTTGTAGCTAATTCAGATTATGCAGATATTAGAACAGAATTAGCAGAAAGATTAAAAAGAAGAATGAAAGATGCGAATGAAGATGTACCGGAAATATTAGCGGCTGATGATAATAACTAA
- a CDS encoding sulfatase-like hydrolase/transferase, translating to MTNSIVLISDEHNPLFTSVYGHPFVKTPNMEKMAQKGTVYKNTYCPSPVCVPSRSAFISGKRNHDIQVYNNSNVNLASPLSYGKALADQGVYSVYIGRIDAYDKGENLGFSEVIDPGDRKIPGDDNFLAKSSQGAAQRANGYGVKENTFAGDLRTIDTAIDWLNNKAPEIEEPWVMTIGTFKPHFPHWARQEYWDMYEGYADLPNYGRDCKSANHPYAKDIREYYEADFFDDEQTKGLRRGYYACVSFVDEQIGRLMDHLENSGQSADTNFIYTSDHGEMLGKFGMWWKCTLYEDSVRIPCIATGPDFDENKLIETPVDLFDIQASLFASTDVDRPENWVGKPLQEVEENDPERVVFSEYHGHGTRAGSYMIRKGDWKLIYYIEAEDQLFNLAEDPDELNNLYYKNPDKAKELEAELRKICDPEKEDQKAKIFQKKQMESIINKDY from the coding sequence ATGACTAATTCAATTGTATTAATCTCTGATGAACATAATCCACTATTTACATCAGTATATGGACATCCTTTTGTGAAGACTCCTAATATGGAAAAAATGGCCCAAAAAGGCACAGTGTATAAAAATACTTATTGCCCTTCGCCTGTTTGTGTACCAAGTCGTTCGGCTTTTATATCTGGTAAAAGAAATCATGATATACAAGTTTATAATAATTCCAATGTGAATTTAGCTAGTCCTTTATCATATGGAAAAGCACTTGCTGACCAAGGAGTTTATTCAGTTTATATTGGTAGAATAGATGCCTATGATAAGGGTGAAAATTTAGGTTTTTCAGAAGTAATAGATCCAGGAGATAGGAAGATACCTGGTGATGATAATTTTCTAGCCAAGAGTAGTCAGGGTGCTGCTCAAAGAGCTAATGGCTATGGGGTTAAGGAAAACACCTTTGCTGGTGATCTTAGAACAATAGATACTGCAATTGACTGGCTTAATAATAAAGCACCGGAAATTGAAGAACCTTGGGTTATGACTATAGGCACTTTTAAACCACACTTTCCTCATTGGGCAAGACAAGAATACTGGGATATGTATGAAGGATATGCTGATTTACCCAATTATGGTCGTGATTGTAAATCGGCTAATCATCCATATGCTAAAGATATACGTGAGTATTATGAAGCAGATTTTTTTGACGATGAACAGACTAAAGGATTGAGAAGAGGTTATTATGCTTGTGTAAGCTTTGTTGATGAACAGATAGGTCGATTGATGGATCATTTAGAAAATTCAGGTCAAAGTGCTGATACTAATTTTATATATACTTCTGATCATGGAGAGATGTTGGGTAAGTTCGGTATGTGGTGGAAATGCACTCTGTATGAAGATTCTGTTAGAATACCATGTATAGCTACTGGCCCTGATTTTGATGAAAATAAACTAATAGAGACTCCTGTTGATTTATTTGATATTCAGGCAAGTCTTTTTGCTAGTACAGATGTAGATAGACCTGAAAATTGGGTTGGTAAGCCATTGCAGGAGGTAGAAGAAAACGATCCAGAGCGAGTTGTTTTTTCTGAATACCATGGTCATGGTACTAGAGCAGGGTCTTACATGATTCGTAAAGGAGACTGGAAATTAATCTATTATATAGAAGCAGAAGATCAGTTGTTTAATCTAGCCGAAGATCCTGATGAACTTAATAATTTGTATTATAAAAATCCTGATAAAGCTAAAGAATTAGAAGCTGAATTGAGAAAGATATGTGATCCTGAAAAAGAGGACCAAAAGGCAAAAATATTTCAAAAAAAACAAATGGAGTCTATAATAAATAAGGACTATTAA
- a CDS encoding metallophosphoesterase, which produces MINKILKQNREEIVKSAWIFSDLQQSIPEKARESLTKAVEDYKSLEMNCDKIWYLGDATEGNRLDFLKEMCEMHLELLIPLNIPLRYVMGNHDFDYSRNKQKSGERVIVPFYNTIKSVADWRTIDSLSNFYFIEEFGDFQIVFLSDHCSEKGEWYTTHGKIHGDKDKYPYSKEDFRILSEKIKKTEKATISVSHYAFAGGTRPSENLNQMLPLPENHLLHFYGHAHIGDAVWGKENLYRKVSWVDNQDIRQFNVSSLENRRGSSIRSVFLEIYKDNSLGIFFRDHQQMKWSECYLLSSSQDSKIFNG; this is translated from the coding sequence ATGATTAATAAGATATTGAAACAAAACAGAGAAGAGATAGTAAAGAGTGCCTGGATTTTTTCTGATTTGCAACAGTCTATTCCAGAGAAAGCAAGAGAGTCATTAACTAAGGCAGTAGAAGATTATAAAAGTTTAGAAATGAACTGTGATAAGATTTGGTATCTAGGCGATGCTACTGAAGGAAATCGTCTGGATTTTTTAAAGGAAATGTGTGAGATGCACCTGGAATTGCTTATTCCTTTAAATATCCCTCTTAGATATGTTATGGGGAATCATGATTTTGATTATTCTAGAAATAAGCAAAAAAGCGGCGAAAGAGTAATTGTGCCTTTCTATAATACTATAAAAAGTGTAGCTGACTGGCGTACAATTGATAGCCTTAGCAATTTTTATTTCATTGAAGAATTCGGTGATTTTCAGATTGTTTTTCTATCTGATCATTGTAGCGAAAAAGGAGAATGGTACACTACTCATGGTAAAATTCATGGAGATAAAGATAAATATCCATATAGTAAAGAAGATTTCAGAATCTTATCTGAAAAAATTAAAAAGACAGAAAAGGCAACTATATCAGTATCTCATTATGCTTTTGCTGGTGGGACACGACCTTCAGAAAACTTGAATCAGATGTTGCCTTTGCCGGAAAATCATTTGCTTCATTTCTATGGTCATGCTCATATTGGTGATGCTGTCTGGGGTAAGGAAAATCTCTATCGAAAAGTTTCCTGGGTTGATAATCAAGATATTCGACAGTTTAACGTATCTTCACTGGAAAATAGAAGAGGCTCTTCTATACGCTCTGTTTTTTTAGAAATTTATAAAGATAATAGTTTAGGTATATTTTTTCGTGATCATCAGCAAATGAAATGGAGTGAGTGCTATTTACTTTCTAGTAGCCAGGATAGTAAAATTTTTAACGGTTAG
- a CDS encoding extracellular solute-binding protein encodes MKRFSLLAFIFMLIVAMSSIVLAADYDFDGRTVRVQGHHMREERLFDNPEWAAHLEDIQSEFNVKLEFLDVRVGDTADYIRESVIAGDADGLWILSAGEGVELALDGFLLPLEGFESETTYWDTILDPEVLEVRGTKFFFAPLADKTVEILNPDVPFWGVPFFGIYWNKTLFEEQGLPDLQEIYERGDWNWDTFLEVAIDGTRDTTGDGEIDQYGFVSHNWWGIQEKDWFVVNNAPLIRDEDGRMVYGLDHPAAIETWEFLNEMHELGVASTQHGRWGFNAFVDEEAVMVSTNPWGASGFPNQEFDYGFVPMPKGPSAEEYVAPSYQIWRWAIPVTTREDPEALMALHSALFMTSDDAYPFDQIDEELFNSFGMRVNDMETLENLLFAQRNLAIEMEEENNYFGFGLREVMNEILDGAGIAATVDSYREAAQMRLDDVFNQ; translated from the coding sequence ATGAAAAGATTTTCATTACTTGCTTTTATATTTATGTTGATTGTAGCAATGAGTAGTATTGTTTTGGCTGCAGATTATGATTTTGACGGAAGAACTGTTAGGGTTCAGGGACATCATATGCGTGAAGAAAGACTTTTTGATAATCCAGAGTGGGCTGCTCATTTAGAGGATATTCAAAGTGAATTCAATGTAAAACTTGAATTTTTAGACGTACGAGTGGGTGATACAGCAGATTATATTAGGGAATCTGTAATAGCTGGGGATGCTGATGGTCTATGGATTTTAAGTGCAGGTGAAGGTGTGGAACTGGCCTTGGATGGGTTTTTATTACCTCTTGAGGGCTTTGAAAGTGAAACCACTTATTGGGATACAATATTAGATCCTGAAGTATTAGAAGTTAGAGGCACAAAGTTCTTTTTTGCACCATTAGCTGATAAGACAGTAGAGATACTGAATCCTGATGTGCCTTTTTGGGGCGTGCCTTTTTTTGGGATTTATTGGAACAAAACTCTATTTGAAGAACAAGGCTTGCCAGATTTACAGGAAATTTATGAAAGAGGAGACTGGAACTGGGATACTTTCTTAGAGGTTGCTATCGATGGAACTAGAGATACAACGGGGGATGGAGAAATTGATCAATATGGATTTGTAAGTCATAACTGGTGGGGTATACAGGAAAAAGACTGGTTTGTGGTAAATAACGCTCCATTAATAAGAGATGAAGATGGTAGAATGGTCTATGGTTTAGATCATCCAGCTGCTATTGAAACCTGGGAATTTCTTAATGAGATGCATGAATTAGGAGTAGCCAGCACACAACATGGACGCTGGGGTTTTAATGCTTTTGTTGATGAAGAGGCAGTTATGGTTTCTACAAATCCTTGGGGAGCCAGTGGATTTCCTAATCAAGAATTCGACTATGGATTTGTTCCTATGCCAAAAGGACCTAGTGCAGAAGAATATGTTGCTCCTAGTTATCAAATTTGGAGATGGGCAATACCTGTTACTACGCGAGAAGATCCTGAGGCTTTAATGGCTCTTCATTCTGCTTTATTTATGACCAGTGATGATGCTTATCCATTTGATCAAATTGATGAAGAATTATTTAATAGTTTTGGTATGAGAGTAAATGATATGGAAACACTGGAAAACCTTTTATTTGCCCAAAGAAACTTAGCTATTGAGATGGAAGAAGAAAATAATTATTTTGGTTTTGGTCTTAGAGAAGTTATGAATGAAATTCTTGATGGAGCAGGCATAGCTGCTACTGTTGATTCATATAGAGAAGCTGCACAAATGAGATTAGATGATGTATTTAATCAGTAA